A genome region from Sceloporus undulatus isolate JIND9_A2432 ecotype Alabama chromosome 1, SceUnd_v1.1, whole genome shotgun sequence includes the following:
- the LOC121923747 gene encoding carbohydrate sulfotransferase 8-like encodes MNHLLEKLFLFLLFIFLLGSVFLQIFPVWERKMTDHGEDWLKMQRDRRDILNATCLKKSLSSSKWQMEHRVARQLFVDENHKFIYCEVPKVGCSNWKKILLLLTLNISRDTSEVNHSTIHTTNLLKRLSSYSPEQQLEFLSTYTKVMFTRHPLERLVSAYRDKLLHSEPYYSITVANKIKAFSNRKNYTTKVTFQEFVNYVVARNPKDMDIHWQPMFLLCDPCNIHYDILGKLETLARDVDHVLKRIGAPESLHYPNNKLYSSEKPTSKDITLNYLKELNFDQLQKAKEVYEIDLSLFNYSFSFKTDFLL; translated from the exons ATGAATCACCTGCTTGAAAAATTATTCCTATTCCTGCTCTTCATTTTTCTGCTTGGATCTGTTTTTCTTCAGATATTTCCAGTCTGGGAGAGGAAAATGACAG ATCATGGAGAAGATTGGCTAAAAATGCAACGTGATCGTAGAGATATCTTGAATGCCACATGCCTGAAGAAGTCTTTGTCAAGTTCAAAATGGCAAATGGAGCATAGGGTTGCTCGGCAGCTCTTTGTGGATGAGAATCACAAATTTATCTACTGCGAAGTGCCCAAAGTCGGCTGTTCCAACTGGAAGAAAATCCTTTTACTCCTCACACTGAACATAAGCAGGGATACATCTGAAGTAAACCATAGCACAATCCACACAACAAACCTTCTCAAGAGGTTGAGTTCTTACTCTCCTGAACAGCAACTAGAATTTTTGAGTACCTACACTAAAGTGATGTTCACCAGGCATCCTCTAGAACGATTGGTCTCTGCTTACAGAGACAAGCTCTTGCACTCTGAGCCTTATTACAGTATCACAGTGGCAAACAAGATTAAAGCATTCTCCAATAGAAAAAATTATACAACGAAAGTGACATTCCAAGAGTTTGTAAACTATGTGGTGGCAAGGAATCCAAAAGATATGGATATACACTGGCAGCCTATGTTTTTGCTCTGTGATCCCTGCAACATACACTATGACATTCTGGGAAAGTTGGAGACATTGGCTCGAGATGTTGACCATGTTCTTAAAAGAATTGGTGCCCCAGAGAGTCTCCATTATCCAAATAATAAGCTGTATAGTTCAGAAAAACCAACTAGCAAGGACATCACATTAAATTACCTCAAAGAACTGAATTTTGACCAATTGCAAAAGGCCAAGGAGGTTTATGAGATAGATTTATCTTTGTTCAACTATTCTTTCAGTTTCAAAACAGATTTTCTTCTGTAA